Proteins encoded in a region of the Paramagnetospirillum magneticum AMB-1 genome:
- a CDS encoding substrate-binding periplasmic protein gives MGRFLNATASLLAAVWLASPLPGQAESALRFSTGMIEPWTNGAGTGFHQLLIRDVLAKLGKTAELEVIPASSRAIKLADDGTIDGLTGRVAGLEKEYPNLIAVPERMFVNDFVACTSPGGKLPANWAETRPLSVAYVIGWQIFEHNLPPVRELTTVKDSAQLLSLLNAGRAELILHERWQILWLARQMNVPLTCAEPPLAKVPMFIYLNRRHADLAPAMAEALRRMKADGSYETIARKVFGGLGSSVTEMK, from the coding sequence ATGGGACGCTTCCTGAACGCCACCGCCTCGCTTCTGGCCGCTGTCTGGCTGGCATCTCCGCTGCCGGGACAGGCGGAGTCCGCCCTACGCTTCTCCACCGGAATGATCGAGCCCTGGACCAATGGGGCGGGTACCGGCTTTCATCAGCTTCTCATCCGCGACGTGCTGGCCAAGCTGGGCAAGACGGCGGAGCTGGAGGTGATTCCGGCGTCGTCACGCGCCATCAAGCTGGCCGACGATGGAACCATTGACGGGCTGACAGGGCGGGTTGCCGGGCTGGAGAAGGAATATCCCAACCTGATCGCCGTCCCCGAGCGGATGTTCGTCAACGATTTCGTGGCCTGCACCTCGCCCGGCGGCAAGCTTCCGGCCAACTGGGCGGAGACCCGACCGCTCTCCGTCGCCTACGTCATCGGCTGGCAGATTTTCGAACATAATCTGCCGCCGGTGCGCGAACTGACCACCGTGAAGGATTCGGCGCAACTGCTGAGCCTGCTCAACGCCGGCCGGGCCGAGCTGATCCTGCACGAGCGCTGGCAGATCCTGTGGCTGGCCCGCCAGATGAACGTTCCGCTGACCTGCGCCGAGCCGCCGCTGGCCAAGGTGCCCATGTTCATCTATCTCAACCGCCGCCATGCCGATCTGGCGCCCGCCATGGCCGAAGCGCTGCGGCGGATGAAAGCCGACGGCTCCTACGAGACCATTGCCCGCAAAGTCTTCGGAGGACTCGGCTCCTCGGTGACGGAGATGAAATGA
- a CDS encoding Hsp20 family protein, producing the protein MLTYDFAPLLRTAIGFERLARQAEAAARLDDAAAYPPYDIEAAGEDHYRITLAVAGFSSGELEIEAQDSTLTVTGKKADREGQAQYLHKGIASRGFSRRFSLADHVRVTGANLADGLLTIDLVREIPEAMKPRRVEIKGEAPTSLFAKAKKLIEGPGGRKDAA; encoded by the coding sequence ATGTTGACCTACGACTTCGCCCCCCTGCTGCGCACCGCCATCGGCTTCGAGCGCCTGGCCCGCCAGGCCGAGGCAGCCGCCCGCCTCGACGACGCCGCGGCGTATCCCCCCTATGACATCGAGGCCGCGGGGGAAGACCATTACCGCATCACCCTGGCCGTGGCCGGGTTCTCGTCGGGCGAACTGGAGATCGAAGCCCAGGACAGCACCCTGACGGTGACCGGCAAGAAGGCGGACAGGGAGGGGCAGGCCCAGTACCTGCACAAGGGTATCGCCTCGCGCGGCTTCAGCCGCCGTTTCTCCCTGGCCGATCACGTGCGGGTGACCGGGGCCAACCTGGCGGACGGCCTGCTCACCATCGATCTGGTGCGCGAGATTCCCGAGGCCATGAAGCCCCGGCGGGTCGAGATCAAGGGCGAGGCTCCCACCAGCCTGTTCGCCAAGGCCAAGAAGCTGATCGAAGGCCCCGGCGGCCGGAAGGACGCGGCGTAA
- a CDS encoding fused MFS/spermidine synthase has product MARATIVITGAATLCLQLIASRVMTPFFGVSLLIWTGILSVTLLCLALGYFYGGVFCRGRSAQSLRAAYYLSPALSGLWLVAAVLLYPVCLGPLASLSLVGGAFLASLLILAVPLILLSALNPLLVALERPQHGEADAGAGWVFFISTMGSVAGVLVAAFAMIPHLSGRHSILVIAGTLSLLAALGGRRGPVLVLGLAGLVAALVLGVADPAGRDGRMVRDGADRPWITLAAYPSAFGVLKVVDVGQGDGSWRMLLNDGLAQNGFDAQGRSALQFTHFLEAGAVHLVPRPRKVLVLGLGAGVIPAAFEARGARVEVVEINHRAFEAARDHFGYRPGPATTLVFADARTQVRGCSGHYDLVFVDLFSGDGMPEHLMTREFFTDVHSCLAEGGVVAINSFLDAEHAEPNRAMLATLVRVFGRVAFVEQAHPPSRPITNAFLFAARRPGDLNRLAEMAVEASGAPPAMAAQMRESLRSLQLVDAASALVAGAGVLTDEDNPLAALAAPAQMTFRRRAVATIPDPILVD; this is encoded by the coding sequence ATGGCGCGGGCGACCATCGTGATCACAGGGGCGGCGACTCTGTGCCTGCAACTGATCGCGTCCCGGGTGATGACGCCATTCTTCGGGGTCAGCCTGCTGATCTGGACCGGCATTCTGTCGGTGACCCTGCTCTGTCTGGCGCTGGGCTATTTCTACGGCGGCGTCTTTTGCCGGGGGCGGTCGGCGCAATCCCTCCGCGCCGCCTATTATCTCAGCCCGGCGCTGTCCGGCCTCTGGCTGGTGGCCGCCGTCCTGCTCTATCCCGTCTGCCTGGGGCCGCTGGCCTCGCTCAGCCTGGTGGGGGGCGCCTTTCTCGCCTCGCTGCTGATCCTTGCCGTGCCCCTGATCCTGCTGTCGGCGCTGAATCCGCTGCTGGTGGCCCTCGAACGCCCCCAGCATGGCGAGGCCGATGCCGGCGCCGGCTGGGTATTCTTCATCAGCACCATGGGCTCGGTGGCTGGCGTGCTGGTGGCGGCCTTCGCCATGATTCCCCATCTCAGCGGGCGGCATTCCATCCTGGTCATTGCCGGCACGCTGAGCCTGCTGGCCGCCTTGGGAGGGCGGCGGGGGCCGGTGCTGGTCCTGGGGCTGGCCGGGCTGGTCGCCGCCCTGGTCCTGGGCGTGGCCGATCCCGCCGGGCGTGATGGCCGCATGGTCCGTGACGGCGCCGATCGTCCCTGGATCACCCTGGCGGCCTATCCCTCGGCCTTCGGGGTGCTGAAGGTGGTCGATGTGGGGCAGGGGGACGGGTCCTGGCGGATGCTGCTCAACGACGGGCTGGCCCAGAACGGCTTCGACGCCCAGGGGCGTTCGGCCCTGCAATTCACCCATTTCCTCGAAGCCGGGGCAGTCCATCTGGTGCCCAGGCCGCGCAAGGTCCTGGTTCTCGGGCTGGGCGCCGGAGTGATCCCCGCCGCCTTCGAGGCCAGGGGCGCCCGGGTGGAGGTGGTGGAGATCAATCATCGCGCCTTCGAGGCGGCGCGCGACCATTTCGGCTATCGCCCAGGTCCTGCCACCACCCTGGTCTTCGCCGATGCCCGCACTCAGGTGCGCGGCTGCTCCGGCCATTACGACCTGGTCTTCGTCGACCTGTTTTCCGGCGACGGCATGCCCGAGCATCTGATGACCCGTGAATTCTTTACCGATGTGCATTCCTGCCTGGCCGAGGGCGGCGTGGTAGCCATCAACAGCTTCCTCGACGCCGAGCATGCCGAGCCCAACCGGGCCATGCTCGCCACCCTGGTCCGGGTGTTCGGCCGGGTGGCCTTCGTCGAGCAGGCCCATCCGCCGTCGCGCCCCATCACCAACGCCTTTCTGTTCGCCGCCCGCCGGCCGGGGGACCTCAACCGTCTCGCCGAAATGGCCGTCGAGGCGAGTGGGGCGCCGCCGGCCATGGCGGCGCAGATGCGGGAATCGCTGCGCTCGCTGCAACTGGTCGATGCCGCCTCGGCCCTGGTGGCGGGGGCGGGGGTGTTGACCGACGAGGACAATCCCCTGGCCGCCCTGGCCGCGCCGGCCCAGATGACCTTCCGCCGCCGGGCGGTGGCCACCATTCCCGACCCCATCCTGGTGGATTGA
- a CDS encoding TlpA family protein disulfide reductase, protein MSDRILILVALSLIIAMVAGTAIQIRKPQPTPILVKESMRRPDYAIPLDNPMTTDMAGVTVPFLSRITKPTVVNFWATWCIPCVRELPLFAKFKPIAEAAGIQVLTVNVDKEGAPVAKKFLEERGIADMPMILDPDGSVSKVLKVRGMPTALLVNAKGEETARMEGEADWAGPGVIDVVRELLALPSHPVMAK, encoded by the coding sequence ATGTCCGACCGCATTCTCATTCTGGTGGCCCTGTCACTGATCATCGCCATGGTGGCTGGTACGGCGATCCAGATCCGCAAGCCGCAGCCCACTCCCATCCTGGTGAAGGAATCCATGCGGCGGCCGGACTACGCCATCCCGCTGGACAACCCCATGACCACCGACATGGCCGGCGTGACCGTGCCGTTCCTGTCGCGGATCACCAAGCCCACCGTGGTCAACTTCTGGGCCACCTGGTGCATTCCCTGCGTGCGCGAGCTGCCGCTGTTCGCCAAGTTCAAGCCCATTGCCGAGGCGGCGGGCATCCAGGTGCTGACCGTCAATGTCGACAAGGAAGGCGCTCCGGTGGCCAAGAAGTTCCTGGAGGAGCGGGGCATCGCCGACATGCCGATGATTCTCGATCCCGACGGTTCGGTGTCCAAGGTGCTGAAGGTGCGCGGCATGCCCACCGCCCTGCTGGTCAATGCCAAGGGCGAGGAAACCGCCCGCATGGAGGGCGAGGCCGATTGGGCGGGGCCGGGCGTCATCGACGTGGTCCGCGAGCTGCTGGCCCTGCCGTCGCATCCCGTGATGGCCAAGTAG
- a CDS encoding COX15/CtaA family protein, with protein MTTMSRSFGRSDLANGAHRDVAVWLLACCFMVAVMVLLGGLTRLTHSGLSMVEWEPIRGIIPPLNDTDWQLFFEKYKQTPEYIKVNAGMSLAEFKGIFWLEYIHRVWGRLIGVVFGLPFLWLALSGRIGRAMVPRLAGVFLLGAAQGGMGWFMVKSGLVDNPAVSHYRLTAHLALAFLIHGWMFWLALDILADHRSTRRRAHGDVGAVRSWMLGLTGLVIVTLLFGGLVAGLKAGLIYNTWPLMDGAIVPKDLFPEGFHSLFEDIKTVQFGHRTLAEITIVVALVGWFRTRARLGTQTPAAIHAVGLMALLQVGLGIGTLVMVVPVWLASAHQMGAMALLTLCLWALHDLGRRI; from the coding sequence ATGACCACCATGTCGCGATCCTTTGGCCGCTCGGACCTCGCCAACGGGGCTCATCGCGACGTGGCCGTCTGGCTGCTGGCCTGCTGCTTCATGGTGGCGGTGATGGTGCTGCTGGGCGGCTTGACCCGCCTTACCCATTCCGGCCTGTCCATGGTGGAGTGGGAGCCCATCCGCGGCATCATCCCGCCCCTCAACGACACCGACTGGCAGCTGTTCTTCGAGAAGTACAAGCAGACCCCCGAATACATCAAGGTCAATGCCGGCATGAGTCTGGCCGAGTTCAAGGGGATCTTCTGGCTGGAATACATCCACCGGGTGTGGGGCCGCCTGATCGGCGTGGTCTTCGGCCTGCCTTTCCTGTGGCTGGCCCTGTCGGGCCGCATCGGCCGGGCCATGGTTCCGCGGCTGGCCGGGGTGTTCCTGCTGGGCGCCGCCCAGGGCGGCATGGGCTGGTTCATGGTCAAAAGTGGGCTGGTGGACAACCCCGCCGTGTCCCATTATCGCCTGACCGCCCATCTGGCCCTGGCGTTCCTGATCCATGGCTGGATGTTCTGGCTGGCGCTGGACATCCTGGCCGACCACCGTTCCACCCGCCGCCGTGCCCATGGCGACGTCGGCGCCGTCCGGTCGTGGATGCTGGGCCTGACCGGGCTGGTCATCGTCACCTTGCTGTTCGGCGGGCTGGTGGCCGGGCTCAAGGCGGGGCTGATCTACAATACCTGGCCGCTGATGGATGGCGCGATCGTTCCCAAGGACCTGTTCCCCGAGGGGTTCCATTCGCTGTTCGAAGACATCAAGACCGTTCAGTTCGGACACCGCACCCTGGCCGAGATCACCATCGTGGTGGCCCTGGTCGGCTGGTTCCGCACTCGCGCCCGCCTGGGAACCCAGACTCCCGCCGCCATTCACGCGGTGGGGCTGATGGCCCTGCTCCAGGTCGGGCTCGGCATCGGCACCCTGGTCATGGTGGTGCCCGTATGGCTGGCCTCGGCCCATCAGATGGGCGCCATGGCGCTGCTGACCCTGTGCCTTTGGGCCCTGCACGATCTCGGGCGCCGTATCTGA
- a CDS encoding cytochrome c oxidase subunit II, with protein sequence MSITPPEQKVWFNEPVEKTEVIWVIIALTWALIMFAMMPLWHLKGTQNMSNEAYRIQPDVYQARVDAFVEKFKVGEEGHAKTPVVRPPAGSDVYMMARLWEWYPVLELEKGKSYRLHLSSLDWQHGFSVQPANINLQVHPGIDEVVTITPTDSGDFGIICNEYCGIGHHTMLGKIRVVAGK encoded by the coding sequence ATGTCGATTACTCCTCCAGAACAAAAAGTCTGGTTCAACGAGCCCGTTGAGAAGACCGAGGTCATCTGGGTGATCATCGCCCTGACCTGGGCGCTCATCATGTTCGCCATGATGCCGCTGTGGCACCTCAAGGGTACCCAGAACATGTCCAACGAAGCCTATCGCATCCAGCCGGATGTGTATCAGGCCCGCGTGGACGCGTTCGTCGAGAAGTTCAAGGTTGGCGAAGAAGGTCACGCCAAGACCCCGGTGGTTCGTCCCCCGGCCGGTTCCGACGTGTACATGATGGCCCGCCTTTGGGAATGGTATCCGGTTCTCGAGCTCGAAAAGGGCAAGAGCTACCGCCTGCACCTGTCGTCGCTGGACTGGCAGCATGGTTTCTCCGTGCAGCCCGCCAACATCAACCTGCAGGTCCATCCCGGCATCGACGAGGTGGTGACCATCACCCCGACCGATAGCGGCGATTTCGGCATCATCTGCAACGAATATTGCGGTATCGGCCACCACACCATGCTCGGAAAAATCCGAGTCGTGGCTGGCAAGTAA
- a CDS encoding cbb3-type cytochrome c oxidase subunit I — translation MVAKPVFRTCGFTGLKIHDEAEKLIKINAVTAIVVLALGGLFGLLVALTRWPTVHLLPADLFYLALTAHGIDILIVWCIFFEVALMYFASSILLQTRIATPKMGWVSYALMVLGAAITNWKVLEGNSSVMMTSYVPMQADPLFYVGLILFAVGALIACFIFLGTLVVAKAEKTYEGSIPLVTFGALVACIIAIYTIASGAIILIPTFLWSVGLISHIDPLMYKVVWWGMGHSSQQINVAAHIAVWYAIAAILFGAKPLSEKVSRCAYLTYIFFLQIASAHHLLVEPGLSSAYKIFNTSYGMYLAVLGSMIHGLTVPGCIEAAQRRKGFNNGMFEWLRKAPWGNPVFSGMFLSLILFGFLGGISGVTMGVEQINIMIHNTIYVPGHFHATVAAGTTLAFMAITYFLVPVLFGRELILPGLAKLQPYLFGLGMGVFSLFMMGAGTLGVSRRHWDMAFSDAPHAFAHAPAAFLMMGIVGVAAVVAVVGGALFVLVIVGSVLFGKPVVHAPAAPAPAPSPVASYGNAEHVAVPGTFALALLFLTVFVLYYFVNWKYLASTWIMS, via the coding sequence ATGGTTGCCAAGCCCGTATTTCGAACCTGCGGCTTCACGGGTCTAAAGATCCATGATGAAGCAGAGAAGCTGATCAAGATCAACGCGGTCACCGCCATCGTGGTGCTGGCCCTCGGCGGTCTGTTCGGCCTGCTCGTGGCTCTGACCCGTTGGCCGACCGTGCACTTGCTGCCGGCCGACCTGTTCTACCTGGCGCTGACCGCGCACGGTATCGACATCCTGATCGTCTGGTGCATCTTCTTCGAAGTTGCCCTGATGTATTTCGCTTCGTCCATCCTGCTGCAGACGCGGATCGCCACGCCCAAGATGGGCTGGGTCTCGTACGCCCTGATGGTCCTGGGTGCCGCCATCACCAACTGGAAGGTCCTCGAGGGCAATTCCAGCGTGATGATGACCTCCTACGTGCCGATGCAGGCCGACCCGCTGTTTTATGTGGGCCTGATCCTGTTCGCCGTGGGTGCCCTGATCGCCTGCTTCATCTTCCTCGGCACCCTGGTGGTCGCCAAGGCGGAGAAGACCTATGAAGGCTCCATCCCGCTGGTTACTTTCGGCGCGCTGGTGGCCTGCATCATCGCCATCTACACCATCGCCTCCGGCGCCATCATCCTGATCCCCACCTTCTTGTGGTCGGTCGGGCTGATCAGCCACATCGACCCCCTGATGTACAAGGTCGTGTGGTGGGGCATGGGGCACTCGTCGCAGCAGATCAACGTGGCCGCCCACATTGCCGTGTGGTACGCCATCGCCGCGATCCTGTTCGGCGCCAAGCCGCTGTCCGAGAAGGTCAGCCGCTGCGCTTACCTGACCTACATCTTCTTCCTGCAGATCGCTTCGGCCCACCACCTGCTGGTGGAGCCCGGCCTGTCGTCCGCCTATAAGATCTTCAACACCTCGTACGGCATGTATCTCGCCGTGCTGGGCTCGATGATCCACGGCCTGACCGTCCCGGGTTGCATCGAGGCGGCTCAGCGCCGGAAGGGCTTCAACAACGGCATGTTCGAATGGCTGCGGAAGGCCCCCTGGGGCAATCCGGTGTTCTCGGGCATGTTCCTGTCCTTGATCCTGTTCGGCTTCCTGGGCGGCATCTCCGGTGTCACCATGGGCGTGGAACAGATCAACATCATGATCCACAACACCATCTACGTGCCCGGCCACTTCCACGCGACCGTGGCGGCCGGCACCACGCTGGCGTTCATGGCGATCACGTACTTCCTGGTCCCGGTGCTGTTCGGCCGCGAGCTGATCCTGCCGGGCCTGGCCAAGCTCCAGCCGTATCTGTTCGGCCTGGGCATGGGCGTGTTCTCCCTGTTCATGATGGGTGCCGGTACGCTGGGCGTGTCCCGTCGTCACTGGGACATGGCGTTCTCGGACGCTCCGCACGCTTTCGCTCACGCTCCCGCTGCCTTCCTCATGATGGGCATCGTCGGCGTGGCGGCGGTGGTCGCGGTGGTCGGCGGCGCCCTGTTCGTGCTGGTGATCGTGGGTTCGGTGCTGTTCGGCAAGCCGGTGGTGCATGCCCCGGCCGCTCCGGCTCCGGCTCCGTCGCCGGTGGCGTCCTACGGCAATGCCGAGCATGTGGCGGTCCCGGGCACCTTCGCCCTGGCGCTGCTCTTCCTGACGGTGTTTGTCTTGTACTACTTCGTCAACTGGAAGTACCTGGCCAGCACCTGGATCATGAGCTGA
- the cyoE gene encoding heme o synthase has translation MTANLKVLASVFKLRIGVFCALAAIAGALATPGAVPDFAPVMAVALAVLLSAAAAGAFNHYWERDIDPMMNRTRNRPFATGQFAAGPLWPLGLLALTVAAVALAAFAANAWAALHVFLGAFVYGIVYTVWLKRRTAWNIVIGGLSGSFAVLAGAAVAVPTLSPESLILALVLFLWTPPHFWSLATALKDDYAAAGIPMLPVVCSETETNRIILANTIALVASSLLPAFFGAGPLYLGAAILGGGWFLYKSVALVRRPGRKAAMGNFFASLIQLVLLLTAVMVEPLLAG, from the coding sequence ATGACGGCGAACCTCAAAGTCCTGGCATCGGTGTTCAAGCTGCGCATCGGCGTGTTCTGCGCCCTGGCGGCCATAGCCGGCGCCCTGGCCACGCCGGGTGCCGTTCCCGATTTCGCTCCGGTTATGGCCGTGGCCCTGGCCGTGCTGCTGTCGGCCGCCGCCGCCGGCGCCTTCAATCATTATTGGGAGCGTGACATCGATCCCATGATGAACCGCACCCGCAACCGTCCCTTCGCCACCGGCCAGTTCGCCGCCGGTCCGCTGTGGCCCCTGGGGCTGCTGGCGCTGACCGTCGCCGCGGTGGCCCTGGCCGCCTTCGCCGCCAATGCCTGGGCGGCGCTGCATGTTTTTCTCGGTGCCTTCGTCTATGGCATCGTCTACACCGTCTGGCTGAAGCGCCGCACCGCCTGGAACATCGTGATCGGTGGTCTGTCCGGCAGCTTCGCCGTGCTGGCCGGGGCCGCCGTGGCGGTGCCGACCTTAAGCCCCGAATCCCTGATCCTGGCCCTGGTCCTCTTCCTGTGGACGCCGCCCCATTTCTGGAGCCTGGCTACCGCGCTAAAGGACGATTACGCCGCCGCCGGCATTCCCATGCTGCCCGTGGTGTGTTCCGAGACCGAGACCAACCGCATCATCCTGGCCAATACCATCGCCCTGGTGGCGTCGTCCTTGCTGCCGGCGTTCTTCGGGGCGGGACCGCTTTATCTCGGCGCGGCGATCTTGGGCGGGGGCTGGTTCCTCTACAAGAGCGTGGCCCTGGTCAGGCGTCCCGGTCGCAAGGCCGCCATGGGCAACTTCTTTGCCTCGTTGATTCAACTGGTGCTGCTCTTGACCGCCGTCATGGTGGAGCCGTTGCTGGCCGGTTAG
- a CDS encoding SCO family protein yields MRCATVLFLSGLLLAGGFAAHAAPTVSASAEEALKRSRAAEGRVVGSHQLQDQDGRVVDIAQYRGKPLVISMIYTACDHTCPVTTQNVARAVAGARKTLGKDSFQVLSIGFDTVRDTPENLKVYAKQQGIDADGWSFLAGNPASMEALAADLGFTWYVTSRGFDHIAQTTVLDGEGRIYRQVYGENFELPLLVEPLKDLVLGRTAALTSLQSISDRVRFFCTVYDPHSDAYRFDYGIFLSIGSGFLAVLTIIWMTIRMWRDSKRVPRQPSA; encoded by the coding sequence ATGAGATGCGCAACTGTCCTGTTCCTGTCGGGCCTCCTGTTGGCGGGAGGATTCGCGGCCCACGCGGCTCCCACCGTTTCCGCCAGTGCGGAGGAGGCGCTGAAGCGTTCCCGCGCCGCCGAGGGCCGCGTGGTGGGCTCGCACCAATTGCAGGACCAGGACGGCCGGGTCGTGGATATCGCCCAGTACCGCGGCAAGCCGCTGGTCATCAGCATGATCTACACCGCCTGCGACCATACCTGTCCGGTGACCACCCAGAACGTGGCCCGCGCCGTGGCGGGGGCGCGCAAGACCCTGGGCAAGGACAGCTTCCAGGTGCTGTCCATCGGTTTCGACACCGTGCGCGACACCCCGGAAAACCTCAAGGTCTACGCCAAGCAGCAGGGCATCGATGCCGACGGCTGGAGCTTCCTGGCGGGCAATCCCGCCTCCATGGAGGCGCTGGCGGCCGATCTGGGCTTTACCTGGTACGTCACGTCGCGTGGGTTCGACCACATCGCCCAGACCACGGTGCTGGACGGCGAGGGGCGCATCTACCGCCAGGTCTACGGGGAGAATTTCGAGCTGCCCCTGCTGGTCGAGCCGCTGAAGGACCTGGTCCTGGGCCGCACCGCAGCCCTGACCTCGCTGCAGTCCATCAGCGACCGGGTACGCTTTTTCTGTACTGTCTACGACCCTCATTCCGATGCCTATCGCTTCGATTACGGCATCTTTCTCTCCATCGGCTCGGGTTTCCTGGCCGTGCTGACCATCATCTGGATGACCATCCGCATGTGGCGCGACAGCAAAAGGGTGCCGCGCCAGCCGTCGGCGTGA
- a CDS encoding hydrogenase iron-sulfur subunit translates to MSNPIKSAVRAGLFRLESGWDMLVGRESNPMYCLGAMSWFFFWIVGASGLYLFVPYDTSAVRAWNSIEYISREQWYWGGLIRSLHRYGSDAMVLTMMLHLVREWCLDRYHGARWFAWFTGVPLIWMVFSSGITGYWLVWDELAQYLAIGTAEWMDFLGIFGQSIARNFLNPGALTDRFFTLLIFIHIAVPLFLLMAMWVHILRINRANTNPPRPLVIGSSIMLVALSLLHPAQSHPAADLGKAIGDLNPDWYFMALYPLYDAKGPLVTWAVSIGASLFLSLMPWMAFRRKRRAAAVVTSDLCNGCGNCASDCPFGAVVLRPRTDGLHSSPKLAVMQPDLCTSCGMCMASCNKTNPFLPHTGETRQTAIDIPDFTFDLMVKRVSARTHGLVGKNRVLIIGCEHGAVLDHLKGPSVGVLPLHCTGMMPPSLIDYVFNKDLADGVLVTACRPGECFYRLGPEWTELRMNGERVPKLRGAVPRDRVRLFWAASTETKALMAELAAFRVALEELAPMERPESTKRRVAE, encoded by the coding sequence TTGTCTAATCCAATCAAATCCGCCGTCAGAGCGGGCCTCTTCCGCCTTGAAAGCGGCTGGGACATGCTGGTGGGCCGGGAATCAAATCCCATGTACTGCCTGGGCGCCATGTCCTGGTTCTTCTTCTGGATCGTCGGCGCGTCGGGGCTGTACCTGTTCGTGCCCTACGACACTAGCGCGGTGCGCGCCTGGAACTCCATCGAGTACATCTCGAGGGAGCAGTGGTACTGGGGCGGCCTGATCCGCTCGCTGCACCGCTACGGCTCGGATGCCATGGTGCTGACCATGATGCTGCATCTGGTGCGCGAATGGTGCCTGGACCGCTATCACGGCGCCCGCTGGTTCGCCTGGTTCACCGGCGTGCCGCTGATCTGGATGGTGTTCAGCTCGGGCATCACCGGCTATTGGCTGGTGTGGGATGAACTGGCCCAGTATCTGGCCATCGGCACCGCCGAGTGGATGGACTTCCTCGGCATCTTCGGACAGAGCATCGCGCGCAACTTCCTCAATCCCGGCGCGCTGACCGACCGTTTCTTCACCCTGCTGATCTTCATCCACATCGCCGTGCCGCTGTTCCTGCTGATGGCCATGTGGGTGCATATCCTGCGCATCAACCGCGCCAACACCAATCCGCCCCGGCCGCTGGTCATTGGCAGCTCGATCATGCTGGTGGCGCTGTCGCTGCTGCACCCGGCCCAAAGCCATCCCGCCGCCGACCTGGGCAAGGCCATCGGCGACCTGAACCCCGACTGGTACTTCATGGCGCTTTATCCGCTGTATGACGCCAAGGGGCCGCTGGTCACCTGGGCGGTGTCCATCGGCGCCTCGCTGTTCCTGTCGCTGATGCCGTGGATGGCGTTCCGCCGCAAGCGCCGGGCCGCCGCCGTGGTCACCTCCGACCTGTGCAACGGCTGCGGCAATTGCGCTTCGGATTGCCCCTTCGGCGCCGTGGTGCTGCGTCCGCGCACCGACGGGCTGCACTCCAGCCCCAAGCTGGCGGTGATGCAGCCCGATCTGTGCACCAGCTGCGGCATGTGCATGGCCTCGTGCAACAAGACCAATCCCTTCCTGCCCCATACGGGCGAGACCCGCCAGACCGCCATCGACATTCCCGATTTCACCTTCGACCTGATGGTGAAGCGGGTGTCGGCGCGCACCCATGGGCTGGTGGGCAAGAACCGTGTCCTGATCATCGGCTGCGAGCACGGAGCGGTCCTGGATCACCTCAAGGGGCCGTCGGTGGGCGTTCTGCCGCTCCATTGCACCGGCATGATGCCGCCCTCGCTGATCGATTACGTGTTCAACAAGGACCTGGCCGACGGCGTGCTGGTCACCGCCTGCCGTCCGGGCGAGTGCTTCTATCGCCTGGGTCCGGAATGGACCGAGCTGCGCATGAACGGTGAGCGGGTGCCCAAGCTGCGCGGCGCCGTGCCGCGTGACCGGGTGCGCCTGTTCTGGGCCGCCAGCACCGAGACCAAGGCCCTGATGGCCGAACTGGCCGCTTTCCGGGTGGCGCTGGAGGAGCTTGCGCCCATGGAACGTCCCGAATCCACCAAGCGGAGGGTGGCGGAATGA
- a CDS encoding cbb3-type cytochrome c oxidase subunit I, with product MADTRTPSHYHAVIGGVQLGLMGLVLVHLLPALGRRIGTGRGVRLQFHLYGWGQLVHALGFFLAGAAGVPRKTTGVDQGLDTLWKKVSMGVVGMGTGLAVLGGVIFVWMALARLLKRGEEDHA from the coding sequence GTGGCTGATACCCGCACGCCGTCCCACTACCACGCCGTCATCGGCGGCGTGCAACTGGGCCTGATGGGCCTGGTGCTGGTGCACCTGCTGCCGGCCCTGGGGCGCCGGATCGGGACGGGGCGGGGCGTACGGCTGCAATTCCATCTCTATGGCTGGGGCCAGCTGGTCCATGCGCTGGGCTTCTTCTTGGCCGGTGCCGCCGGCGTGCCGCGCAAGACCACCGGCGTCGACCAGGGGCTCGACACCTTGTGGAAGAAGGTCTCCATGGGCGTGGTCGGTATGGGAACCGGGCTGGCGGTGCTGGGGGGCGTGATCTTCGTGTGGATGGCCTTGGCCCGGCTGCTCAAGCGGGGGGAGGAGGACCATGCTTAA